cggacgcaagtttccaaaccgacaaagatgatttcagatcacagtctgggtttgtcttctgcctcaacggaggagcagtaagctggaaaagtgctaagcaaagcaccattgcggattctacaactgaagcggagtacattgctgcacatgaagcagcaaaggaagctatatggctaaggaagttcataggtgaacttggtgtagtcccctccattgaaggaccaatagccctgtattgtgacaataacggagctattgcacaggcaaaagagcctagacaccaccagagagtcaagcatgtacttcgtaaatttcaccttctacgagagttcgttgaaagaaaagaagtcgagataagcaaaattggaactgatgacaacatatcagatccattaactaaacctctgccgcaggcgaagcacaactcgcacactgcagctatgggaatcaagcatattggagaatggctttgatgtctctgtttaatgttttaaagttttagagtttaaatctttgtaaaacattattggttaatcattcacaataaatgaaaagaattcatttttccatttaatttgtggtttattaaatgatgagtcccttcaatttgacgatatattcaagatagactgtcaggaccagtcctgtgactaagaaatgtctatcaagtgaacttgaatgtcaaagattgaaaatggtccctagtcggagttttctataaaattggacgcatagaaaacgttagacgattagaatgcaagatgactagtagttctgtttcttgaactatgtggacatggcaatgtcataatcatttgcatagatacttactttgggaagactagtatcggacaagacctatgaaactttactgtaagagatgaaaatctgtcataagtaaatttcattaaattattagacactaaatcctcaatacctgagtgatttgagattacttgtttgagaactggttgctttgacgttgaccaaccgtcgcaccgtaaaaggaggctataaaggcaacgctcaggtaatcacctatcaaacgaagtcaaatctcaagatcgcaagattgggattgtcctcccataaatcgggatgagatgcttaaaagttgtacaaggccactcggagagctagaaactgtgaaatgcatggccgtgctcggatgaatcataggctatgattatctgtttatttgatcagttgaactctgaaaccgaggaacacctctggacataataaggatgacaactcttaccttatgttaaagagcaagcatcgagcgacaaaggaattaggaaatgcacacttgtccctaaggacaagtgggagactgaaggaaataatgcccttggtccaagtatgcattctatgataagtctaataaatgcggttcagtattaattaacaagttaataattcagtgagatcaagtgagctgaatgcctagctagaggccgcttcagttcaagtggaattaatgatattaatccacagcttactcttgactgaacccgtagggtcacacaaatagtacgtaaacggatcaagtatttaatggcattaaatactctatctatggatattcggaatcgacggatcttggtttcagtgggagctgagatcgtcacaggcaagaaatgaatactccggaaacgatgatgttaccggaaacggaaatatggatcgtatcggaaatataaatattatccaagtcgtagatgttgccggaaacggaaacatggtacgtatcggaaaatattatcggaaatggaaatattaccagaattggaaatattgccggaaacggaaatattgtcagaatcggaaatattaccggaatcggaaaataattccggaaacggaaatattaaatatttgttcgaaacggaaattaattccggaatcggaaatgttaaatattgttcgtatcggaaatgaattccggaatcggaaatttaatcggaagcgtatcgtacgaataagcatcggacgaggcctgccggacgagggcccagcacgaagccaggccatcgcccagcaagccaagcgcgccacacaaacagccacgccaggcccagcgcaaggccaggcccagcaggccgtggcagcgcgcacagcgcgcgcagcgcgcgcgggtgcttgcgtgggcttgtggctcgcgcaggcctcgctgcgtgggctgctgctcgcacgcacgcatgggcggcccatcgaggctgccgtgtgtgtgtgcgtaagtgtttgtgttcgtgcacgtttcctaaaacgtgcagagttcggttaatgattaaattcctaattctatttgataaaataattaaattagagttcttgtaggattctaggtttaattaatttgtatctgaataggattccaattccctttccataaccctataaatatgtggcctgggttcacaatttaaaaagagtttcaaagtattcaaagtgagtttttgagagaaaaattcagccacacatcttgctcaaaaagtgccgaaaattctagtaccttaagggcgattctagttggtcaatcttaaggcggatccggacgtgctgtggactatctacggagggacgacacttggagtcctaaagacttgttcttgttcggttcgggcgcagctagggagggcacgcaacaaagagtatgcatctaaattatgctatatgattatgtgtaaataatatgtattcctgggttaatggttgtttccgcatgatttatgtaatatcatatgtatcataacctaacagttgggcctgcggcagtgggctgcgcgcgcgcgcatggagCCCCTCGTAGGCTGTTGTGCGTgcatgtgtgtttgtgtgctactcgaatcctaaatctaccgggatttgtcatatgattaaatctaatcctaaaagatttagtttatttaattagagtcctagtaggattataattaaataaattagtatcctaataggattccaaatccttttccataactctataaataggtgcctagggtcacatatttacatcgagcattcaagtattcaaagtgagtttttgagagcaaaattcagtcatacaattgcctataaagtgccgaaaattctaagtaccttaagggcgattctagttggtcaatcttaaggcggatccggacgtgctgtggactatctacggagggacgacacttggagtcctaaagacttgttcttgttcggttcgggcgcagctagggagggcacgcaacaaagagtatgcatctaaactatgctaaatgattatgtgtaaataatatgttttcctggctttatggtttttccgcatgatttatgaattgtcatatgtatcataacctaacatgaggTGTGTGCGGTGGAAGGAGTAAGGGAGCAGGGGAGGTGTGAGGTGTGTGCAGGGAGCAGGGGCAGGGGCTCTGCGTTGGTGGTTGAGGGTTGCGAGGTGTGTGCAGTGGCGGTGGAAGGAGTAAGGGGTGGTTCACGGTGGAAGGAGTGAAGGAGTGAAAGGTTGAGGTGAGATGAGAGTGAAGGGGAGGGTCACAATTTTTATAAGGGTAGTTTTGTACTTTTAACATTAAAATGAGGAAGTTTTTAGCGGATTAGGACGTCGTTTAAAAACCTCCTTTATTAAATGATGTATTTTCCTAAAGCGACCATAATTATTAAATGGTgtactttttattttgttatgcttttattttattaatatctCTCTTCTAGCAGGGTCTCGACTCTAACCTACTCTGTTATTTATTCCTTAATTACCTTTcacatttttttaaataatttaatagcCCAACTATCTTTTATTACAATTGTTTGTTCTCCACTTTCCACACTTTTATCTTACTTTGATAAAATCGATTCACCTTCCTTAAACTTTGTGTAGGTCAAAGTACATCATTTAATGAAATACTGAGGGTgcgttatgttcaacttatttgacctgaacttatctgaacttatctgaactgaacttatctgaactgagcttatctgaacttatctgaacttattgaaacttattggaacttatctgaacttatctgaacttattgaaacttattggaacttcttgataataaataattaataattaataattaataattaataattaataattaataattaataattaataattaataattaataattaataattaataattaataattaataattaataattaataattaataattaataattaataattaataattaataattaataattaataattaataattaataatcaataattaataattaataattaataattaataattaataattaataattaataattaataattaataattatctattatctattatctattatctattatctattgataatagataatagataataaaataataaaataataaaataatataataataaataataaaataataaaataataaagtaataaagtaataaataataaataataaagtaataaataataaataataaataataaataataaataataaataataatattatcattaatattggaacttattgaaacttattgaaggttatctgaacttattgaaacttattgaaacttatctgaacttattggacctgaaacttattttttaaggtgaacagaacgcaccctgaGACAGTATTCCGTACTTCCCTTATCGAAGAAGGCTACGTACTTGTACTTTGTACGTGTGAGTGGCAAGAGATAGTATACTTAAAGCTTCATATCATTCCTTTTCAGATATTTTGATCTTCTTTCTGAAAAAAAATAACTAGTGATGAGAGCACCGTAAAGTCTTTTCATATTCGTGGACAATCTACAGCCATATCCTCTATGATAAGGTTGATCCACATCCATTAAAGATGCCACAGTCTGTTCTGTGACTCTTCAGTCTTCAGTAtcctttttctctttccttctctTTAATAATTGATCATCCTCTTCGTTCTTCCATACTTTGCTGTTTCGCGCTTACAAAAAATACTATACTTTGCTACAGCTTTTGATTGCTAAATATTTGCTGATGTCTGACAAGTATAGCCGGAGCAGATACTGTAGAATATACATCCTAGATAATCTCATGTATAACCTTAAAATTGAGAGGTAAAtaaattttttgttgaaatatGTTTAAGATGATTACTGTCTACTGCTAGAGTGCTAAAATATCTCCTCTTTGAGACTTCTTGAATCCGAAGCTCCAATTAAAGATATACTAATTGTTGAAGTTATGCATTGTCAAATGTGAAAAATAAAGTGTTGCAAGTAAAAAGAAACGCAGGAGATATTAACTATATATTAATTTCCAACATATCGAAACACAACAAAGAATTGATCACCAGACAGACATGCATGCTCTGATAATGGAACAAATTGAACAGAGAAGTTAGTTCATTTCTTCTTTATTGCACAGGAGATTGATTTTAGTCATGGAAAAGCATTCATGAATCATAAATATTAAAAGACTTAACTACTCCCAAGTAAATGGGAAGATTCTAGAAGAGCCGGTTTCACGAAACCCATCATGGAACCCTCCAAAGCTTCGAGGATTAGTATTAGTAGTACTAGAGAATGAAGCTGAACTGTCCATATCCTCTAAGCCTTGAGAGCATGGAAGTTGAAGAAAACTGTTATTTAGATGCAGGGAAGTGCTGCTGCTACCTTGACCTGTTGATGAACTCATAGTTGTTGGTTGCATACCAGGTTCCACACAGATATCCGACGAATACCTTGACAGAAGAGAGAGAGCACATCCTAAATTGTCTGGTGAAACCTTTAGGCCGCCTCTCCTACTAGTTCCTGTTAGAGTAACGCCATTTACAAGTGGCTGATACATTGTTTCTTGATTATTATTTTGGGAGTACATATCAGGCTGCTGTGACATTATAGGCCAGTTTACAGTATGCGTTTCGGGACAGCAAAACTGCAGCATCCCATCTGCTGCATtttgaaatattttataaattatcaATGCCAATAAAACGTTGTATGCAAAGAAATTTAGCTGAGAATTTGTCAATCAATCACCTGTATGAGATGACAAAAAGCCACCAGCAGAATCAGGCATGTAACAGATTTCAGGCTGTCTCTTCCTCCTACGTCGATTATGTCCATCCAAGCGTTTTCTGCAGCTTCTCTTAACTTCATCAAACTCCTCAAGGGAATGGAACCTAAGGGATTGCAGTACATACAAATATACAATGAGAGGCAGctaagaaccaaaaaaaaaaggaatagcACAGGTGATGCAACAGAGTCAATGCAGCCCTGAAAATCATTCATCTATCTCCACTATCAATTGATATACAAAATCATCCATGAATTGTAGGAATTGGTTGAAGGAAGTACATGACACTTCGTGTAATTTTTTATTGCACATACATTACATAAATGCACCTAGGATACCTGGCTTGATTATGTCACTGAAATCACCAACTAGAAAGTGATAAACTATGCAGGAAAACAAATTTAAGTTTTAGAGTGGTTTCTTATCATCTCAATGAAAAGGCAGGGCTAGCTAACAAATAAGGCTATAGGCGCAATAAACAATGTCAATTAGTTTAGTTATAATTTCACCTAATTAGGCTTGCTTACAGGCTTAAAGCCTTTGGAAGGTAACATAGAGCACGTTTAGAGAATGTCAAGCAAACACCAAGAGTTTGGACTTCAACCtaatatataatattttatcTTTTTTCTCTCCCAAACACCAAAACCCAATACCAACAACATTTGTGTATGTTTAAAAGACACTAAAATTGTACAAGTATTCGTCACTTTTCCACCATATTTTttgcaattattaaaaaaaaatatatatatatatatatatatattgtttggTCCTCATTTGTCACATGTAAAACACTCCTTGTATcaaattggttttccatttagTGTTCATGGTTTCACCTTCTCTTTTCCTTTCTCTCTAATCTCTCAgcctatttatagtttttttaaTTCCAATCTCTCTCTTGAACACCAATTTTTAGTGTTTGTTAAACATGCTCTTAGTAACATCCAAGTACTTGGATATGAAAGAAGCCGAGAGAGAAAATGACTTCATAAAAAACATGTTTTGAAGATCAAATGCTTGGTGTTAGGAGaaagaaaatacataatatTGCTTGAGAACCAAATGTTTGGATGTTACTAGAAATGCTCTAAGTTCACTGAACGTTCTAGCGCCCGAATTAAGTTTTCACATAGCTAAACAATGACACTTATTTTGAGATGGAAGGAGTATTATCTTTACCTGCTACATTGCTGGCAGAACCGCTGTTCCTTCCCACCAACAGTAACAACGGGCGTCTTAGAGTGCTTCTCGCATACCTTATGGCGGCGATGGTATTCCCTGCATTGATTAAGGTCAGAAGCACACCCATCAACTGAGCAGAAAACTGTATTTTGCGCTCCACTGTTGCGTGGCCTCCCTCTCTTTGAAAGCGCCAACACCGGCGAAGGAGAAGAGGAAGAATCCATCATACTTAAGGGCATTGAATTCTTGAAGTTCTGCATAGACACATCTCCAATATCTCCTAGTGTTCCCAGCTTCAGATCCACTGAAAACATGTTTCCAATTCCTGAGCCACTTGAACCTGCTAATGTAGCTAGATGATGATGGTAACTGTTGTCTTGAATCTCTAACTTGCTCACCCCATTCCAAGCACATGATTTTGAATCCCACTCCATTTTCCCTCTTTAACTATGAACTACAATGATATCCACACAACTTGCTAATATGTGAGAAAAGGGAAAGAAGTTAACCAACAAGAAGATAAATGAAATATAACAGTGGAAATAAGAAGGCAAAAGAAGTTGCAAGGAAGTGCATGGGGATTACAGGATGTGATTATATAACAAACCTAAGTACCAAAGAAATGAAGATGAGAAATAAATATAGAAAGAGCAATGTAGAGAGAGAAAACCTACAATCAAGTTGTTGAGCATAAGGGATACTAACTTAGGGGTTCCTAAGACACCCATCCTCTGACATGGACATCAGGACAATTGAAAAGCAATTATCAGCATATGCAAAGGGTAACTCTGAGAGAGAAAAGGAGGGAGGGAGGGACGGAGTGAGATAGGGAAAAGACAGTGTGGGTAGGGAGGGAGCAAAAAATAAATTGTTCCCTTAAGAAGAAATCAAGGACAACCCATTAGTTGTGGGTGAAGAGGAAACACAAGTTTTTTTGTCCCCCATATTAGATACTACAGTAGAAAGAAAAAGACGAGCTCTTTTGTCTTATCATTGGGTTTAAACTCTTAAAAAGGATGCAAATATAAACTCTTAATGTGGTTTGGGGTTGAACTCTCTATTTCTAGAGtgttacggagtactccgtaatacaaACCTGGCTATCAGGAAACTCCCCTCACGAGGGATAACTTAATGCACCCGATCAAATAATGCAAGCTAACTGAGAGATCCTGCAAAATATAGAGATATGATATCCACACAAATATTTTACCATTACCATTGAAGAATATTAACCATTATTATATGTACTGGTTGGATAATATTGGTGATAAATTAGACTCTGTATCCCAGCATAAAGCATGAAGTAGGCCTCTTTTATTTAACAAGTACAAAAGAAATAACAGTTATATGAACTTAACTCCAAATCTACACCCTTAATAATAAAATCTTACCTGTCTCACCAATGCCCAATGTGGGGTGTGACACCAATGGCACACTTTCTTTCCACTTTCTAATCATTTCCACTTTCTAATCACTTCTTTCATAAACTGGCCATACCTGCTAGTACATCTTAGGCAAGCTTTtcaggtaattttttttaaaccaTTTCTAGTGTGTTGTACTTGTACGGGTTCTCTATACTACAAACAATTTTTTTGATTCCACAATTTTTATTGTACAACCGGTTGTAATCAACTACCATGCACACGATACAATCAAATGGATGTTTCACATGTATGACTTCTTTATTCATTTTCTTTAAAAAGATTTATAAGGGAGTTTTCTCAACTCAAATTTTTTTTCCCCTGTAGCAAGCAAGTGAGTTGGAGACAAGGGGAACacacaaattaataaaattaaaataaaaaaaattaaaaaaaagtggtGATTGAAACAGGGGAAGATAAAGCTTGAAGGGCGGGCCACACAGAGACAGAGTG
This genomic stretch from Spinacia oleracea cultivar Varoflay chromosome 3, BTI_SOV_V1, whole genome shotgun sequence harbors:
- the LOC110789221 gene encoding squamosa promoter-binding-like protein 18 isoform X2 yields the protein MEWDSKSCAWNGVSKLEIQDNSYHHHLATLAGSSGSGIGNMFSVDLKLGTLGDIGDVSMQNFKNSMPLSMMDSSSSPSPVLALSKRGRPRNSGAQNTVFCSVDGCASDLNQCREYHRRHKVCEKHSKTPVVTVGGKEQRFCQQCSRFHSLEEFDEVKRSCRKRLDGHNRRRRKRQPEICYMPDSAGGFLSSHTDGMLQFCCPETHTVNWPIMSQQPDMYSQNNNQETMYQPLVNGVTLTGTSRRGGLKVSPDNLGCALSLLSRYSSDICVEPGMQPTTMSSSTGQGSSSTSLHLNNSFLQLPCSQGLEDMDSSASFSSTTNTNPRSFGGFHDGFRETGSSRIFPFTWE
- the LOC110789221 gene encoding squamosa promoter-binding-like protein 18 isoform X1; translation: MEWDSKSCAWNGVSKLEIQDNSYHHHLATLAGSSGSGIGNMFSVDLKLGTLGDIGDVSMQNFKNSMPLSMMDSSSSPSPVLALSKRGRPRNSGAQNTVFCSVDGCASDLNQCREYHRRHKVCEKHSKTPVVTVGGKEQRFCQQCSRFHSLEEFDEVKRSCRKRLDGHNRRRRKRQPEICYMPDSAGGFLSSHTADGMLQFCCPETHTVNWPIMSQQPDMYSQNNNQETMYQPLVNGVTLTGTSRRGGLKVSPDNLGCALSLLSRYSSDICVEPGMQPTTMSSSTGQGSSSTSLHLNNSFLQLPCSQGLEDMDSSASFSSTTNTNPRSFGGFHDGFRETGSSRIFPFTWE